In the genome of Delphinus delphis chromosome 15, mDelDel1.2, whole genome shotgun sequence, one region contains:
- the SLCO4A1 gene encoding solute carrier organic anion transporter family member 4A1 isoform X1 translates to MASDSVLLCLSSTLSSVASFRPGAALTRLGSGQAEPSVPPGTGRGRVLLEMDSSRRSDRRWNSASTPAAVAVTPSEMPQLVFPGPPLATNSECDCMPPSRRASLGSPLSQPLCQPQPEKHGPQAAREVRYVATGRPDEACGWRAFAPTCLQAFNTPRGFLLFLCAASFLQGMTVNGFINTVITSIERRYDLHSYHSGLIASAYDVAACLCLTFVGYFGGRGHKPRWLGWGVLVMGAGSLVFSLPHFTTGPYEVQVDEAVGTCRANRSATCGGHASGLSSYQLVFMLGQFLHGVGATPLYTLGVTYLDENVKSSYSPVYIAIFYTAAILGPAAGYLVGGALLNIYTEIGQRTELTTESPLWVGAWWVGFLGTGVAAFLIAVPILGYPRQLPGSQRYMVMRASDTHQLKDSSHRVTSNPDFGKTIRDLPLSIWLLLKNPTFILLCLAGATEATLIAGMSTFGPKFLESQFSLSASEAATLFGYLVVPAGGGGTFLGGFFVSRCKLRGSGIIRFCLLCSLTSMLAFLVFFMHCPNVPMAGVTASYNGSLLPEGHLGLTDACNAACGCQPEHYSPVCGPDGLMYYSPCHAGCPEAASPGPGGQKVYRDCSCVPQNFSSGFGHATAGKCTSTCQRKPLLLLFIFVVIIFTFLSSIPALTATLRCVCDQQRSFALGIQWIVVRTLGGIPGPIAFGWVIDKACLLWQTQCGQQGSCFVYQNSAMSQYLLIAGLAYKGPSARAAGWTPGRLSAQIVPPRPRHRGPGLRLLHHCLLPVQAPVGVFGRPGGFSAQPVLSLRQPHGPSGSPLSPPDPERHLTAHPPARGHGPAVTLPRNTI, encoded by the exons ATGGCGTCTGATTCAGTCCTTCTGTGTCTCAGCTCCACTCTCAGCTCTGTGGCCTCATTCAGGCCGGGGGCTGCCCTCACTAGGCTGGGTAGCGGACAGGCAGAGCCGTCGGTGCCCCCGGGGACAGGCCGGGGGAGGGTTCTCCTGGAGATGGATTCTTCCCGCAGATCGGACCGCCGCTGGAATTCCGCATCCACTCCCGCTGCCGTCGCTGTCACGCCCTCGGAGATGCCGCAGCTGGTCTTCCCCGGCCCCCCGTTGGCCACCAACAGCGAGTGTGACTGCATGCCCCCCAGCAGGCGGGCGTCCCTCGGCTCACCCCTGAGCCAGCCGCTGTGCCAGCCGCAGCCCGAGAAGCACGGGCCCCAGGCGGCCCGGGAGGTGCGCTACGTGGCGACGGGGCGGCCGGACGAGGCCTGCGGCTGGCGGGCCTTCGCGCCCACGTGCCTGCAGGCCTTCAACACACCCCGGGGTTTCCTGCTATTCCTGTGCGCGGCCTCCTTCCTGCAGGGCATGACCGTGAACGGCTTCATCAACACCGTCATCACCTCCATCGAGCGGCGCTACGACCTGCACAGCTACCACAGCGGCCTCATCGCCAGCGCCTACGACGTGGCCGCCTGCCTCTGCCTCACCTTCGTGGGCTACTTCGGGGGCCGCGGCCACAAGCCCCGCTGGCTGGGCTGGGGCGTGCTGGTCATGGGGGCTGGCTCGCTGGTCTTCTCGCTGCCCCACTTCACCACCGGCCCCTATGAGGTGCAGGTGGACGAGGCCGTCGGAACGTGCCGGGCCAACCGCAGCGCAACCTGCGGGGGCCACGCCTCTGGCCTGTCCAGCTACCAGCTGGTCTTCATGCTGGGCCAGTTCCTACACGGCGTGGGCGCCACCCCGCTCTACACGCTGGGCGTCACCTACCTGGACGAGAATGTCAAGTCCAGCTACTCGCCTGTCTACATCG CCATCTTCTACACCGCGGCCATCCTTGGCCCCGCAGCCGGCTACCTGGTCGGAGGTGCCCTGCTGAATATTTACACTGAAATAGGCCAGCG GACGGAGCTGACCACCGAGAGCCCGCTGTGGGTCGGCGCCTGGTGGGTGGGCTTCCTGGGCACTGGAGTGGCCGCCTTCCTCATCGCTGTGCCCATCCTTGGCTACCCGCGGCAGCTGCCAG GCTCCCAGCGCTACATGGTCATGAGAGCATCTGACACACACCAGTTAAAGGACAGCAGCCACAGGGTGACCAGCAACCCCGACTTCGGGAAGACCATTAGAGACCTGCCTCT CTCCATCTGGCTCCTCCTGAAGAACCCCACGTTCATCCTGCTCTGCCTGGCCGGGGCCACAGAGGCCACGCTCATCGCTGGCATGTCCACGTTTGGCCCCAAGTTCCTCGAGTCCCAGTTCAGCCTCAGTGCCTCGGAAGCTGCCACCTTGTTTG gGTACCTGGTGGTGCCGGCGGGCGGCGGAGGCACGTTCCTGGGCGGCTTCTTTGTGAGCAGGTGCAAGCTCCGAGGCTCGGGCATCATCCGGTTCTGCCTGCTCTGCAGCCTGACCAGCATGCTGGCCTTCCTCGTCTTCTTCATGCACTGCCCCAACGTGCCCATGGCGGGCGTGACCGCCAGCTACAACGGCAG CCTCCTGCCCGAAGGCCACCTGGGGCTGACAGATGCCTGCAACGCCGCCTGCGGCTGCCAGCCAGAGCACTACAGCCCCGTGTGTGGCCCCGACGGCCTCATGTACTACTCGCCCTGCCACGCGGGGTGCCCGGAGGCGGCCTCGCCTGGCCCCGGTGGCCAGAAG GTGTACCGAGACTGTAGCTGTGTCCCTCAGAATTTTTCCTCTGGTTTTGGCCATGCTACCGCAGGGAAATGCACTTCAACTTGTCAAAGAAAACCCCTCCTTCTGCTTTTCATATTCGTTGTAATTATCTTTACCTTCCTCAGCAGCATCCCTGCACTAACGGCAACGTTACG GTGTGTCTGTGACCAGCAGCGATCCTTTGCGCTAGGAATCCAGTGGATCGTGGTTAGAACTCTAG GGGGCATCCCGGGCCCCATCGCCTTCGGCTGGGTGATCGACAAGGCATGCCTGCTCTGGCAGACGCAGTGCGGCCAGCAGGGCTCCTGCTTCGTGTACCAGAACTCGGCCATGAGCCAGTACCTGCTTATCGCAGGGCTGGCGTACAAG GGTCCCTCGGCCAGAGCAGCAGGCTGGACCCCGGGACGGCTGTCTGCCCAGATAGTCCCCCCGCGGCCTCGGCACAGGG GTCCTGGGCTTCGTCTTCTTCACCACTGCCTGCTTCCTGTACAAGCCCCTGTCGGGGTCTTCGGACGGCCTGGAGGCTTCTCTGCCCAGCCAGTCCTCAGCCTCCGACAACCCCACGGACCTTCAGGAAGCCCCCTCAGCCCTCCAGATCCAGAGCGACATCTGACAGCCCACCCGCCTGCCCGGGGGCACGGGCCTGCCGTGACACTTCCTAGGAACACTATCTAA
- the SLCO4A1 gene encoding solute carrier organic anion transporter family member 4A1 isoform X2, protein MDSSRRSDRRWNSASTPAAVAVTPSEMPQLVFPGPPLATNSECDCMPPSRRASLGSPLSQPLCQPQPEKHGPQAAREVRYVATGRPDEACGWRAFAPTCLQAFNTPRGFLLFLCAASFLQGMTVNGFINTVITSIERRYDLHSYHSGLIASAYDVAACLCLTFVGYFGGRGHKPRWLGWGVLVMGAGSLVFSLPHFTTGPYEVQVDEAVGTCRANRSATCGGHASGLSSYQLVFMLGQFLHGVGATPLYTLGVTYLDENVKSSYSPVYIAIFYTAAILGPAAGYLVGGALLNIYTEIGQRTELTTESPLWVGAWWVGFLGTGVAAFLIAVPILGYPRQLPGSQRYMVMRASDTHQLKDSSHRVTSNPDFGKTIRDLPLSIWLLLKNPTFILLCLAGATEATLIAGMSTFGPKFLESQFSLSASEAATLFGYLVVPAGGGGTFLGGFFVSRCKLRGSGIIRFCLLCSLTSMLAFLVFFMHCPNVPMAGVTASYNGSLLPEGHLGLTDACNAACGCQPEHYSPVCGPDGLMYYSPCHAGCPEAASPGPGGQKVYRDCSCVPQNFSSGFGHATAGKCTSTCQRKPLLLLFIFVVIIFTFLSSIPALTATLRCVCDQQRSFALGIQWIVVRTLGGIPGPIAFGWVIDKACLLWQTQCGQQGSCFVYQNSAMSQYLLIAGLAYKVLGFVFFTTACFLYKPLSGSSDGLEASLPSQSSASDNPTDLQEAPSALQIQSDI, encoded by the exons ATGGATTCTTCCCGCAGATCGGACCGCCGCTGGAATTCCGCATCCACTCCCGCTGCCGTCGCTGTCACGCCCTCGGAGATGCCGCAGCTGGTCTTCCCCGGCCCCCCGTTGGCCACCAACAGCGAGTGTGACTGCATGCCCCCCAGCAGGCGGGCGTCCCTCGGCTCACCCCTGAGCCAGCCGCTGTGCCAGCCGCAGCCCGAGAAGCACGGGCCCCAGGCGGCCCGGGAGGTGCGCTACGTGGCGACGGGGCGGCCGGACGAGGCCTGCGGCTGGCGGGCCTTCGCGCCCACGTGCCTGCAGGCCTTCAACACACCCCGGGGTTTCCTGCTATTCCTGTGCGCGGCCTCCTTCCTGCAGGGCATGACCGTGAACGGCTTCATCAACACCGTCATCACCTCCATCGAGCGGCGCTACGACCTGCACAGCTACCACAGCGGCCTCATCGCCAGCGCCTACGACGTGGCCGCCTGCCTCTGCCTCACCTTCGTGGGCTACTTCGGGGGCCGCGGCCACAAGCCCCGCTGGCTGGGCTGGGGCGTGCTGGTCATGGGGGCTGGCTCGCTGGTCTTCTCGCTGCCCCACTTCACCACCGGCCCCTATGAGGTGCAGGTGGACGAGGCCGTCGGAACGTGCCGGGCCAACCGCAGCGCAACCTGCGGGGGCCACGCCTCTGGCCTGTCCAGCTACCAGCTGGTCTTCATGCTGGGCCAGTTCCTACACGGCGTGGGCGCCACCCCGCTCTACACGCTGGGCGTCACCTACCTGGACGAGAATGTCAAGTCCAGCTACTCGCCTGTCTACATCG CCATCTTCTACACCGCGGCCATCCTTGGCCCCGCAGCCGGCTACCTGGTCGGAGGTGCCCTGCTGAATATTTACACTGAAATAGGCCAGCG GACGGAGCTGACCACCGAGAGCCCGCTGTGGGTCGGCGCCTGGTGGGTGGGCTTCCTGGGCACTGGAGTGGCCGCCTTCCTCATCGCTGTGCCCATCCTTGGCTACCCGCGGCAGCTGCCAG GCTCCCAGCGCTACATGGTCATGAGAGCATCTGACACACACCAGTTAAAGGACAGCAGCCACAGGGTGACCAGCAACCCCGACTTCGGGAAGACCATTAGAGACCTGCCTCT CTCCATCTGGCTCCTCCTGAAGAACCCCACGTTCATCCTGCTCTGCCTGGCCGGGGCCACAGAGGCCACGCTCATCGCTGGCATGTCCACGTTTGGCCCCAAGTTCCTCGAGTCCCAGTTCAGCCTCAGTGCCTCGGAAGCTGCCACCTTGTTTG gGTACCTGGTGGTGCCGGCGGGCGGCGGAGGCACGTTCCTGGGCGGCTTCTTTGTGAGCAGGTGCAAGCTCCGAGGCTCGGGCATCATCCGGTTCTGCCTGCTCTGCAGCCTGACCAGCATGCTGGCCTTCCTCGTCTTCTTCATGCACTGCCCCAACGTGCCCATGGCGGGCGTGACCGCCAGCTACAACGGCAG CCTCCTGCCCGAAGGCCACCTGGGGCTGACAGATGCCTGCAACGCCGCCTGCGGCTGCCAGCCAGAGCACTACAGCCCCGTGTGTGGCCCCGACGGCCTCATGTACTACTCGCCCTGCCACGCGGGGTGCCCGGAGGCGGCCTCGCCTGGCCCCGGTGGCCAGAAG GTGTACCGAGACTGTAGCTGTGTCCCTCAGAATTTTTCCTCTGGTTTTGGCCATGCTACCGCAGGGAAATGCACTTCAACTTGTCAAAGAAAACCCCTCCTTCTGCTTTTCATATTCGTTGTAATTATCTTTACCTTCCTCAGCAGCATCCCTGCACTAACGGCAACGTTACG GTGTGTCTGTGACCAGCAGCGATCCTTTGCGCTAGGAATCCAGTGGATCGTGGTTAGAACTCTAG GGGGCATCCCGGGCCCCATCGCCTTCGGCTGGGTGATCGACAAGGCATGCCTGCTCTGGCAGACGCAGTGCGGCCAGCAGGGCTCCTGCTTCGTGTACCAGAACTCGGCCATGAGCCAGTACCTGCTTATCGCAGGGCTGGCGTACAAG GTCCTGGGCTTCGTCTTCTTCACCACTGCCTGCTTCCTGTACAAGCCCCTGTCGGGGTCTTCGGACGGCCTGGAGGCTTCTCTGCCCAGCCAGTCCTCAGCCTCCGACAACCCCACGGACCTTCAGGAAGCCCCCTCAGCCCTCCAGATCCAGAGCGACATCTGA